The window GAGTTTTAATGAACAAAGGACATAATTTAATTAAGTAACGTATGTACCAATAAGCTGCATCTGGCGACAGAATGCACTTTAAAGTAATTTACGTAAAGAATTATCCAAAAGTTATTTAGAGACGTTTGTAAACTAAGCACTTAAACTGAATGCTCATTGTGTAACTTTTAAAAGTTTGTCAATCTTAAGTGTTATAATGTATTgtagattttggtgaaataaatgtAACGTTAGACCATGCATGATATACTCAGTGGTAGTCAGTCATTGCTCAAAGCTTGGTAAATTGTGGGAGGGGGCAGTTAATtaatcaaaattatgtaaatcgacttgtaataagaactcacaaatataaaaagaaatcgaaTTATGCCTGTGTTATATAAGTTAATCTAATAAGTATCGTTACATACGTTACCATGaaagcatgctgaaataaaacaagagcaccgccttgcgggtgcagacgctcatctgattttttttgtctccgtatattagaaatattgtcatacccatgatattttaagtccaaaaggggtcttAATTCTTGTAATAAAAGAATGTAGAGTTACTGCACtgttgtgcagagtcagctttaaatggcaaataactgctccaagttttaaagcaatagttttgaccgttaaggagaaaagttgatctgaacgcaaaacttaaacaagaaatctgatattttctaagtccaaaaggggccataattcttgcaagaaGCAGGATGGAgatatgtttcttgctttacagagtcagcttttgatggataataagtgttgcaagttttaaagtattagctttgatagtttaggagaaaaactgacctaattacaaaacttaaacaagaaacctgatactttctaagtccaaatgggaccataaatcttgcaaaaaggagGATAGAGTTGTGTTTCTTGCTGTTTATAGTCAGCTTTTGAAGGTGAATaagtgtttcaagttttaaagcaatagctttgatagattaggaaaaaaaatgacctaaacataaaaaattaaccggtcttcttccaccatcaaagctgacaGAAAAGGCAAGGGTGCCAATAGCTAGTCAACATTcgtaaatgacattttacataataatataaacaaaattagcGTCTTTAAGAAAATCGTTTAACTGTAGAAGTAACATTGAAGTATATTTCTCGATAATATActtaaattgtaaattatttaacACTGTAAATAATATGAATCTACTTtagtaaaaaatcatttttgtgtaaTTACATTGTCCTCTATATGCAAAAATGTATCTGTAAAGaatataatgaacaaaacgtttgtgtgacgttaacaccATAAATAACGTATCAATGTCTCAATATCTAGCTTACCAAcagaaatgaaatgtaaatttacaaacaaatctgccgtgaagaccccccttttttattttattttcttgttcagaaaagATGAAAGAAGaacatatttgaaaatcaagaactttgaccgttccattttattttatatcggctaaacggccatgaaatacataGAATTATTTCgctatttttccccacccctactacggatatctccTTATTTAAGCaatttccaaatgaaataatttacaaaatgcaacatataaaaaataacattgaattaagctatattcctgagtttagaaaaaaaaaataacattaattttaatgcaatTATGACAGAAAAGCGGCGGTTTCCCCTGCAAAATACATGTGCCGCCAGGGGCGCTcctcaaaggaaatgtggactttTTTCACCAAATGAAAGAAAGGAGATGTTAGTACATgcagacctaatatcagtcttatatctcatccTTCGAAAATTTCGTAGGAAACCCGCGAATCGCCTTAAATGTTcaacaaacaaattttccttttatttcatttttttaaactaaatttacccattttataggtacttacaagtgaaaaatatattttctatttttcactaTTAAAAAACCAGATTTATCTTACTCTAATATTCCGAGGATccactgaaataaaatgttataataaatCTATATACTCTTGATAGTTGTTCCGTTTTTCTTTTCCCCCTCAGATTGAAATAACAGTTTATGCATTCATCCCAAGATATCTTGAATGAATATGATTAACTTTATATTACCGGAATGTAAATTGGTATTGTTTTCTTGATATTTAAGCATTTCGTTCAATGCAGCGCTAGTAGTTATAgtgaattaaaatacaaatgatagGTTTGAATAAGCAGACTTTCTGACCACATTTCTGCTGTACCGTTTCTGTAAAGATAACGAAGGAATGTTACTTTTTCTTCTAGAGGATGACGAGAGTGATGCAGAGGAAAAGCAGTTTGCGGACAGCATTGCAATGGAAGCCAAGATAGCAGGTAGGATTCCGAGTGCATCGGAATAAGCTGTACTTTACTTTGCCAAACGTATGGTCTGATAAACTTAAACATGTATGCGGTACCATTTGCGATCATATTAAAGACGAATGCAATCATATACATCATGCGGGGAGAATGTCGTTGTATTTTGTGTCATAACCGTCATTCCGTGTGAAAGAATCTTTTGTCCCTCCTATGTTATACAACGCGCCTTTGGCGAATATACTTTAATTAGGCCTGCAATTATGTCTTCATTGCCAGCATATGTTGCACTCGTTTGCTTTAACATTGACCGTCCTAATTAGGAATACTTCTTTGTTTCAGTGGATGTTGTGAAAACCATAGTTTGGCTATGACAGCTTTTTAAGTAATATTGCTCAATGAGAAAGATTTCAAGCTACGTTACTTTAAATAAGCTTATATGTTTTAAAGAGATATTTCATCTTAAATATCGGGAAAACCTGAATTTATAATTTCATTGCAAAAACGAAAAACACGAGgcgtatatttattatttatacacAAAGCTTGTATACGATATTTGGAATTCGACATAATAAAAATTAGGAAAGTTGAAACGATTTTTATTGTAAGCGATTTTAATGCAAGAGTTCTATATAAAGGGTGTTCATTCTATTCGCTGACAGTAGACATCGAAAGTGGTTTACCGGCGCCTTATATCAAAAGTCTACCAGGAGGTGTGGTTGATATAGGGGTATATGTAATGTTATATTTGtctaattttaaaatagaaaattgataaaattaacTAATTTCCAAATATGATGAAATGTATATCTTTTAAACAGATTGTGTTAGATATTGATTTtgttaatcattaaaaatatatattactgaaCGCAAGACTATTGACCCGAAATAACATTCGACTATTTACGCGGAATAACTCACTTTTGTTAGACTATTTGGCATTCTTGGACGTAAATGTAGTTCAACGcgtacattttctttaaaaaaaatacggagaaagccgaaatcgcatacggagaatatgAAATTTGCCCATTGTCATTGAGGTTCTACTACCTTAACATGAATACTCTGAAATCCTTTATATGTAAAAGAATGGCAGTACTTCCACCTCTACACAAGGCAGACTTCAGTACATtccgtggggggggggggggggggcgggggtagGGTCCAGTTCTAACCACAACAGTACAAATTGCATAAAATGCAATCTTCATACCTTTATATGaactaaaacatatatatatataagatttgAATAATGTCCACGAGTGAACAATAGTTTCACAAGTTGTATATCCACGAGTGAAATTGTAAGATACGGTGTTCGTGAATGAAAAGTATATTGaccttaaattttaaacaaacaaattttctttttatttaattttttaactaAATTTACTCATGTCATAGTTAtttacaagtgaaaaatacattttatatctttCACTATGAAAATACCAGATTTAATTCACTCTAATAGtagtatttagataatttactgAAACAatgttataataaatatatagacACTTGATAGTTATTCCGTTTTCCTTTTTCCACGCatattgatataaaatatcattataattcGTCCCAAGATATCTTGAATGAATATAATTAACTTTATATTACCGGAATGTAAATTCTtacacaccggactggcgtttccggtgattttacccatgccggcaaaacccatctggcaccccccatgccagatgactctcgtgctgttaatgacaactactgGTTTATGCActtataatatattgtttatgtaaaatacgaaaaaagcaggtaccttgatagtttctctccgttccttatagtatatttctcgattcaaaacacgttagtttaccataaaaacataacgttacgttacaaacaacaaaactaaagtggaactttgttattgtgcgtaacgcaaaacatcatgacgtcacttctgcttagggatgttaatttcccgcgctttgtgttcaatCTCCATTATAGGAAAGAGTTCTcaaaagaaactatttctaccgtttgtaaaatatgttatgcaagaaaaaaatctgccagaataaaatgcttacatgtatacgatatgcaagaaaaaatatcagtcatgtgttcagcaagcctcattaccgccaaATGCGCAGGTggcctcgggacggatatttctatccgattcgtaatcacgtgacagatattattattaattgtttttcttgaaatttaaGCAGCGCTAGTAGTTATAGTGAATTACAACTCAAATGATTGGTTTGAAAAGCAGGCTTCCAGACAACTTTTTTGTTGCACCGTTTTTGTAAGGATAATGAAGGAAtgttactttttatacgcccaaaagAACGTAtcatgttatgacgctggtgtccgtccgtctgtccgtgagtccgtccgtccgttagcaatttcatgtccgctctataactcttgaaccccttgaaggatttcaaagacacttggcTTAAAAATTCActacatcgagacgacgtgcagagcgcatgttttagatgGCTTGCTTTaactttaaaggtcaaggtcacacttaggggtcaaatgtccgtaactcttgaaccgcttgaaggattttaaagaaacttggcacacatTTTCACCACattgacgtgcagagcgcatgattcggatggcttgcttcaaggtcaaggtcaaacttacgggtcaaatgtcatatgacttttttcatgtgtatattgcactgcattgcggtgctcttctTTTTATTTGGCAATTCCCTTTtctgttcacttacaatatttttagctcgactattcgaagaatattctagctattctactcaccctggcgtcggcgtcggcgtcggcgtcggcgtcacaccttggttaagtttttgcatgcaagtacatacagctatcatttaaaggcatatagctttgaaacttatttattctttttctaggtcaattaccaacctcactgggtcaagttccataactttaacatgtattttgagcaaattatgcccccttttggacttagaaaattctggttaaagttttacatgcaagttactatctccaaaactaatgcagatattgaattgaaacttcacatgtgtcttcggggttataaaactagttgatagcaccaagtcccataactctgaccttcattttggccaaattatgcccccttttggacttagaaaattctggttaaagttttgcgtgcaagtacatacagctattactaaaaggcatatacatttaaaacttattttttctttttctagatcaattacctacctcactgggtcaagtcccataactctgacatgtatttttgccaaattatgcccccttttggacttagaaaattctggttaaagttttacatgcaagttactatctccaaactaatgcagatattgaattgaaacttcacttgtgtcttcggggttataaaactagttgatagcaccaagtcccataactctgacctttattttggccaaattatgccccctttttgacttagaaaattctggttaaagttttgcgtgcaagtacatacagctattactaaaaggcatatagatttgaaacttattttttctttttctagatcaattacctacctcactgggtcaagtcccataactctgacatgtattttggccaaattatgcccccttttggactcagaaaatcctggttaaagttttacatgcaagtaactatctccaaaactactacagatattaaattgaaacttcacatgtgtcttcggggttataaaactagttgatagcaccaagtcctataactctgacatgtattttgggcaaattatgcccccttttggacttagaaaatcctggttaaagttttgcgtgcaagtacatacagctattaccaaaaggcatatagctttgaaacttatttattctttttctaggtcaattaccaacctcactgggtcaagttccataactcttaacatgtattttgagcaaattatgcccccttttggacttagaaaattctggttaaagttttacatgcaagttactatccccaaaactaatgcagatattgaattgaaacttaatatgtttcttcggggttataaaactagttgatagcaccaagtcccataactctgatatgtattttggtcagattatgtcccctttcgaacttaaaactcttttgatatttaacattttgggtaataatttcctgcttctgtgacaatatttcgaatagtcgagcttggctgtcttacggacagctcttgtttattgaattacttcccttttatgttacttttaatagcttattttgtaacattttattattgGTGATAAGGGAagaccgagaccacttttctgtggtacaacatggatggtacctccaatttttaggtgtattttgacatatgtaTACCTGGTAAGGAtatttttgtggacttttttgtggactttttttctgtcgacttagaattttttttgaatttcttccctttgttcttcctgtcctttgggcttcaacagttaagctctttaaattttgctccaatcctcctctgatataacctttcgggcgtatattgccccgcttggcggagctcttgttcttTTACCAGATGACGACAGTGATGCAGATGAAAAGCGGTTGACGGACAGCATTTTAATAAAAGCCAAGTTAGAAAGTAGGCTCCCGAGTGCATCGGAATTAGCTATTCTTTGCCAAACGTATGGTCGCAAGTCTGATAAACTTAAACATATATGCGATACCATTTGCGATCATATTAAAGACAAATGCAAGCTTATCGTAAATATACCCACTTTATAGTTATTGACcagtacaaaatatatttgattttattcagtATGAAAATACCAGCTATATTTCCCTCTAAATATTTCGATAATtcgaaataaaatgttattatcaATCTATATACACTTGATAGTTagtcttttttctttttccactcagattgaaataacaaaataggCATTCATCCCAAGATATCTTGAATGAAtgtgataaattttatgtaaccGGAATGTAAAGTAGTCGTTTTTTCTTGAAATTGCAGCATTTCGTTCAGTGCAGCGCTAGTAGTTATAGTGAATTACAACAAAAATGATAGGTTTAAATAAACAGACTTTCTGACCATTTTTGTAAAGATACATGTAACGAACGAATGTTACTTTTTCTGATGCAGATGAAGAGCGGTTTGCGGACATCATTGTAATGAAGGCCAAGTTGGAAGGTAGGCCCCCGAGTGCATCGGAATTAGCTGTTCTTTGCCAAACGTATGGTCGCAAGTCTGATAAACTTAAACGTATATGTGATACCATTTGCGATCATATTAAAGACGAATGCAAGCATATCGTAAACGTTTGGCCATCATACCGACCGCGCGAGGAGAATATCATTGTATTTTGTGTCATTACCGACTTTCCGTGTGAAAGAATCATTTGCCCCTATTCTGTGGTACAACGCGCCATTGGAGAATATTCAATCGAAGAAAGAGAGATTTTGAAACAGGAATTGAACAGAGGTTTGGATTTTACAGACGATGCTGTAGAACGCTGCATTGAGAAAAATGCTGACAAGTTTATGGATAACCATAAAAATTTGTCTGTGATGTCCGCAAGTTTGCTGAAGTCGGAAAAGTTTGGGACTAGTTTAGAAAAGGTATCACAACAGGTATGCATTGTTCTTCTGGTTCCAGTAAAAGGTTTAATTCCGTTGTCTGAGGAGGCATTCCCGAAATTTATTGTCAATTTTCCCGTGGATGTTCGAGAAGGGAATTTCAGGTATAAATTTGGCGGGAAACCAAACGATAGGCACGAATCATTGAAAATGGGGTGCGCAATACATGGCGACGAACCAGGAACATTAGGTGGGTTCCTTGACCACAATGAACATGGTATTTGTTGTTTAACCGTTGCACACGTAATGTTGAACGTACCGAAGATGAAAAGAACTTTTCCAGGACAATATATACCAGAGTCTTCTGAATTATGTTATCAGCCAGAACCACCAAATGCATTTGGCTACCTTATCAAAGCGATAGCAATAGAAGGAAACGAAGACAAACCTGGAATAGATGTTGCACTTGTGAAAATAGACGAAAGAATTCCACTAAGTGGACGTTTTCCTGATGctgaaactgaaaaattgttagaAGCAGGTATATCTTATCTCAATGTTTTTGGCTGTGAATATATATACAGCACATGTCATATTTCAGTTATGATTGCCTCAGGAACATTAAGGAGAGCTTTTGACTATAAAACTAGTCCAGCTGGGATTATGGTCagcttatttatttaattaaagacAGTACATCtgatttaaattattttccaCCTTTTGTTACAAGTGAGAGAGCtaacaaaaatgaacaaaatggaaAAGAAGAGTTTTTAAAGGAGTATATTTCGACACAGATGGAAATTTCATTGTTACATCTCCTCTGTTTTGAAACGGCTCATATCATTTCTACATTATTGTCAAAAACGGATCATTTTAGATTGAATTGTTCTAACTTATAATTCATTGTGTttacctaccccccccccccccccccacccccgtttTTACCTATTTATGTTTCTAGTATTCTTAATATTCTTTTATCCATATCTTACTAAACTTGTTATctgttattcacattaatttCTAAGGTATACTTTTAGAAACACTATACGTTTTATCCGCAATTCAACGTAACGTTAACTACATGACGTCACGTCAATTGTTATATTATGCATTAATCTTGATAAAGGCATAAAGGCGTAAGCaccgaaacgttgataaaagataaattatcacGTGTTGTTACTGAATTTTACCGTCGTAAAAATTGTCATAGACAGACTCGGACTTAACTTTCAAATTACGTTTTTCGCTTGAAAGATTTATGATTACACTAAAATGATTAAAAGGTTTATCATATTGCTATTTGACACAATTACTAAATATATTGAGATACAAAATGCTCTTAAATATTAATCCGCCACACATATAGTGAGCACATTTGCATACCCTCTCAGCCGATTTATAATGTTTAGTTTTAGGGctgacacattttcaaatttgggTCTCCGTATtcgctgacttcgaatcgctTGTCCCTTAAATATATCAACAGCTAATTTGTCAAGGTCAGGTGAACAACTTAGTCATTTTGGTATTGTTTAACTTCACCTGTCTTTTAATGACCTGTCCAATCTCGATCTGATGTTTCTGTATGTCTGTACAGTACACCATATTTGCATATAAATACAATAGCAGCTCTTCACTTCTGTGTTCGAAACATTGCATGAGTTGTAGAATCTTTTcgtgttaggaagccatccagctggctaacggaaagtcggtggttctacccaggtgatgAAATTATGTCCGGAAGAGGCACCTGTGAACTTTATCTACCGTCAAAAGCTGCATAGTTGTGAGTTAAACACATGGATCAAACGACGAGCAAACAAATTATCAAGCTTTTATCCAATTTAAAAATTCTCTGCAGCTTGATTGGTAACAACAGTTCCAAAAGATTTGTTTTTCTGATCGTGATTTAAACCAATTTGACTctacctgtaatattttttcagGGTATTCATCTACACTTGAAATGCAGTATGATACCGGAGAAGTATTTGAAAGGTCGGAAATTCCTCGTGGTAAATTGGTTTTGAAATATGGTCAGGCTACAACACTCACTGAAGGT of the Mercenaria mercenaria strain notata unplaced genomic scaffold, MADL_Memer_1 contig_3287, whole genome shotgun sequence genome contains:
- the LOC128552915 gene encoding uncharacterized protein LOC128552915 isoform X1 — translated: MQAIFNLRGLFEGCSFSSLTDDTESLSRFLANYKGDIKSGTQAYVTSISRWYAECKEDDESDAEEKQFADSIAMEAKIADEERFADIIVMKAKLEGRPPSASELAVLCQTYGRKSDKLKRICDTICDHIKDECKHIVNVWPSYRPREENIIVFCVITDFPCERIICPYSVVQRAIGEYSIEEREILKQELNRGLDFTDDAVERCIEKNADKFMDNHKNLSVMSASLLKSEKFGTSLEKVSQQVCIVLLVPVKGLIPLSEEAFPKFIVNFPVDVREGNFRYKFGGKPNDRHESLKMGCAIHGDEPGTLGGFLDHNEHGICCLTVAHVMLNVPKMKRTFPGQYIPESSELCYQPEPPNAFGYLIKAIAIEGNEDKPGIDVALVKIDERIPLSGRFPDAETEKLLEAGYSSTLEMQYDTGEVFERSEIPRGKLVLKYGQATTLTEGVVRLRGFAVRNVNFYDNSEGYKYILTKQIQVRHIKDAPFSEDGDSGSLVFVKRNDGRLVAIGMLVGGTDSYDVVTPICDILRELDTALSLKQFP
- the LOC128552915 gene encoding uncharacterized protein LOC128552915 isoform X2 → MQAIFNLRGLFEGCSFSSLTDDTESLSRFLANYKGDIKSGTQAYVTSISRWYAECKDEERFADIIVMKAKLEGRPPSASELAVLCQTYGRKSDKLKRICDTICDHIKDECKHIVNVWPSYRPREENIIVFCVITDFPCERIICPYSVVQRAIGEYSIEEREILKQELNRGLDFTDDAVERCIEKNADKFMDNHKNLSVMSASLLKSEKFGTSLEKVSQQVCIVLLVPVKGLIPLSEEAFPKFIVNFPVDVREGNFRYKFGGKPNDRHESLKMGCAIHGDEPGTLGGFLDHNEHGICCLTVAHVMLNVPKMKRTFPGQYIPESSELCYQPEPPNAFGYLIKAIAIEGNEDKPGIDVALVKIDERIPLSGRFPDAETEKLLEAGYSSTLEMQYDTGEVFERSEIPRGKLVLKYGQATTLTEGVVRLRGFAVRNVNFYDNSEGYKYILTKQIQVRHIKDAPFSEDGDSGSLVFVKRNDGRLVAIGMLVGGTDSYDVVTPICDILRELDTALSLKQFP